GATTACAATGACCAGAAACAtggacaaataatatttgaagcGATAATGGAAGAGCCATTATTTTTGCCATTTGTAAGAGCAGTCATCTTACTATCCATTTCCCTCATTTCATGTGGATTTAGCCTAGAACTCCACCGAACCTATGTCTGCAAGCCAATTACTACTCCATGACGCTAGCTGCAGATACGGGAATGAATGATTGACAGCTACTCTATCCACTGTGTGGCACTGAAGTGACATGGGTAGCCAATTACTATGTTTGGGATTGGGGGGGGGGTCGTACCAGATGAACTGGTCTGTGCACGGGCATGAGGAGGAATTAGGGTGGAGTTCAGTTGGGGCTGGATTGACAGCTCTGGAAGGataggagagaaaaagaaagatagGAAAAAGCATTAGATTTGTAAGAAAGAACTGGTACAAGACTGTGGCAATTTTAAACACCCCAACACATAGTTATACAACATTACACATggaaaacaaacaaatatatttagaaACTTTATATTGTAGATATCCTAAAAGGACATGCAGAATATATGCATGGGTCACAAAACAAAGTTGGGGGGTCAGGTCCATCTCAATTCGTGAATGGGAGTTTCAATTGATTCCCTGAATTTTAATTGAATCAACCACTTTTGGGTAACAAAAAGGTCAGGGGGTCAACATGGTGTACAGACCGGTGGTGCTGAAGTTGAAGAGCAGGGGCAGCTGTCGGCCGCTAGGCAGCCGGGCGTTGGGCTGGCGCAGCTCGTCGAAGAAGGCGTGAGCGCAGGCCTCCAGGGGTGAAAAGCGGGTGACCGGGGTGTACTCCAGCAGGCGCGAGCACAGGGCGACGGCCTCCGGAGGGGAGCGAGGCTTAAACACCTGCGAGAGGAGGTACAAGTACACACACAACATCAAACAGTTTcagaaaaaaaaaagacattactTGAAAGACAAAAACATAACCTGGTTGAcataactatttttttttttttagaaccaTTTACCTTTGTCCAGGGATGTGCTTTGATTTGGGGGAATTTGAACTCTGTGTAGTTGGGGTTCATTTCTCGGATCTGTTCCCGTGTCGGAGTTCCCAAAACCTGAGTAGCAGACATACAAGTACACAGTTAATAGCGTACAATGGTTGTCATTTTGAATCTCCCCACGTCACtgattattataaactgggtggttccagccctgaatgctgattggctgacggccgtggggctgttcttaggcacgatgcAACGCGCGCCTTATTTCACTGATTATTACTCCCCTTGCTTTCCCCCACCACTCACACAAAACATTCTCATTAGTCAAATGCTCCTAATGTTGGTATGCAACCAGAATGGCAGGTATTTTGTCCATGTTGTGTAAACcacatacaaaacacacattCCTCCTATTTACTCACCTTGATGATCTCCACTAGCTGGTCCACTCCGCTGTCCCCGGGGAAGATGGGCTGTCCCAGTAGCAGTTCGGCCAGCACGCAGCCCGCCGACCAGATGTCGATGTTGGCCGTGTAGTCGGTGGCGCCGAAGATGAGCTCTGGGGCGCGGTAGTACCGCGAGCAGATGTACGACACATTGGGCTCCCCGCGAATCAGCTGCTTCGCGCTGAAGGTAGGGTAAACCGCAGCGGTTGAAGGTTAGACTAATAGTCTTCGAAGCTAAATCTAGGTTAGGttaatacagtaatacagtctCCTAAGCTAAGTCTAGGTTAGGCTAATACAGTCTCCTAAGCTAAGTCTAGGTTAGGCTAATACAGTCTCCTAAGCTAAGTCTAGGTTAGGCTAATACAGTCTCCTAAGCTAAGTCTAGGTTAGGCTAATACAGTCTCCTAAGCTAAGTCTAGATTAGGCTAATACAGTCTCCTAAGCTAAGTCTAGGTTAGGCTAATACAGTCTCCTAAGCTAAGTCTAGGTTAGGCTAATACAGTCTTCTAAGCTAAGTCAGGCTAATACCAAATActttttataactaacccaagataaaacagagcctgtcgtttccaatgggagcaaattaatcatagtgggaagaacaagcaaggagacaggcagagccaagcacgagctagtgagatcctattggtgCGTTCTAGCATTTATTAGCATATTTGCATAAGGGAacacctactctgtgaagtgcgcttgtgcaataactcaatttgtCCTAAAACCCCACCATTTTTTAAGGAAGCTTTGGCAAAGGCTAAGGTCTACAAAACACAATCCACTCTGTTACAGATTCTAGTCCTAAATCTAGTTTAAGCTAATGCAGTCTTCTAAGCCGAGTCTAGGTTATTCTAATACAGCCGTGTTACAATACTTTCATCTCTACCCACTGCAACAGTTGTCGCTGGTAAGATAAGCAGTAGATGCTCAGCAGTAGAGGCTAATACTGAGCCCTGCAGGTCTAACCATGTGGTATAGGATTATACCCGACCACCTGACCCATTGACATTTGGTGGAAACTGTGTTATACAGTGCTTGATAAACCCGATGAATGAGGGGTGGAGCTCACGCGTCTCAGTGTAAAttcttttttcaatgctgaagtAAATATCTTAAGTGAGATTTATACTTATCGATTTACAATTAAGACGGTCACAGTATACTTTCTATAGAAAAGCAGCCCTGTGTCTGCACGGTAACAGCAATGGATGtaatgtaatatgtaatatgtgCAAAATACACAATGAAAAGGGTGTGAGTAGGAGATTGTAACTAAGGATACAACTGGATCAGTCTTACAACCCCATTCACATTGTGTCTGGTTGAGCCCATTTATTCAACACATTCAGTCAGGACACATATGACCCAGGTTTACTTCAATATTTCAGTACCAGTCAGTCATTTCGGTTCAATAGTATAAAACACCGTCTATGTGGAGGGAAATGGGAAATACCTGACCAGCTTACCTCCCAAAGTCACAGAGCTTTAGGATGGCAGTTTCAGGGTCCACCAGCAGGTTCTGGGGTTTGATGTCTCGATGGCAGACACCCTGGGAATGGATATAGGCCAGGCTGCGAAAAAGCTGGTACATGTACACCTAAGGAGACACAAAATGACCGACGTAGACCAATTAGAACCATAAACAAATCAATAAGGTGGGTTATTTTGTGTCAATGCCAAGCCTGTTTgggagagtaaaaaaaaaaagtatagttCATAGTTGAATGACTTATACTAGACAATCAAAGTCTAATGAAAAGACGTTGAGGCAAGCGAAAGTTGGACaatgaaagagaaagggagggagtttACCTTGACGTAAATGATAGGAATGATGCTTTTGGCCTTGTTGAAATGCCGGGCCACCCTGTACACGGTCTCCGGGACAAAGTCCAGCACCAGGTTGAGATACACCTCATCCTTCTGTATAGGGGGGGAAGAGAACTGACAATCATTATACGCCAAAATGACTGCACCAGTCATAACTCGATATGTACTCAAGTTATTCATGCGTTTTGAAAATCCCAACTTTGTAGTGGGAAGAATGACTCGTATGAAGAGGAAACAGACTGTTCAGGTCCTTAGCATTCTCATTTCTGCATTAAGGTGTGCCAAAAACAATGGATGGCAACCTACCTTTTCTCCACTAGAGTAGAAGAAGAAGCGCAGCCTCACGATATTGCAGTGGTCCAACTTTCGCATGATCTGTAGCTCTCGGTTCTGCATAGGAAAGGTTATAAACAAAATAACAGTTCTGGAATTGAACAGTGGAAAAGGGTTTCTAATTGCCCTGTAAGTGAATTGATCTTTACAATGCGTGGGATATGTGTTTGTTCAGTAAGGTGATGGCAAAGTGTCCATTTCGGTCACAGAAAAACGTAGGCTAAAAATACAAATTTCCTCCCACAAAGTCATATGGAAATGTTTCTTCTAAAATGACAAAGGTGTGTCCTGTATTCAGAAAAACAAAGTAGCCTACTCATAACATTATAGGAATTTACGAGACCAATCCAAAAATGTATATTCCTCATCTCATGACATAAAGGATAAGACAATTTAGTGTTGCCATGATACAGTATCACGATACTACATTTTCTATGGCAATACCCACCAAAGCAGACTCAGAGTTATGGTCTGTTAAAAACCAGAtttatatagagtaccagtcaaaagttaggacaccttctcattcaagggtttttctttatttttactattttccacattgtagaataatggcgaagacatcaaaactatgaaataacacatatggaatcataaccccccccccaaaaaaaaagtgttaaacaaatcaaaatatatttgagattcttcaattcttcttgccttgacagctttgcacacttttggcattctctcaaccagcttcacacgGAACACTTTTCTaaccatcttgaaggagttcccacatacactGAGCACTtattgactgcttttccttcactctgcggtccaactcatcccaaaccatctcaattgggttgaggtcgggtgattgtggaggccaggtcatctgatgcagcactccatcactctccttggtcaaatagcccttccacagcctggaggtgtgttttgggtcattgtcctgttgaaaaacaaatgatagtgggactaagggcaaaccagatgggatggcgtatcgctgcagaatactgtgatagtcatgctggttaagtgtgccttgaattctaaataaatcactgacagtgtcaccagcaaagcaccccacaccatcacacctcctccgtgcttcacggtgggaaccacacatgcggagatcatccgttcacctactctgcatctcacaaagacacggtggttggaaccaaaaatctcaaattttgagtcatcagaccaaaaggacaggtTTCCACCTGTCTAACTAACTCCAttcctcgtgtttcttggcacaagcaagtctcttcttattggtgtcctttagtagttcttcatttgcagcaattcgaccatgaaggcctaattcacgcagtctcttctgaacagttgacgttgagatgtgtctgttacttgaactctgcagCATTAactttgggctgcaatttctgaggctggtaactctaatgaacttatcctctgcagcagaggtgactctgggtctttcctgtggcggtcctcgtgagagacagtttcatcatagcgcttgatggtttttgcgacggcacttgaagaaactttttttttttttttaaatcttgaaattttccacattgactgacctccatgtcttaaagtaatgacactgtcgtttctctttgcttatttgaactgttcttgccataatagggctatcttctgtgtaccacctctaccttgtcacagcacaactgattggctcaaacgcattaaggaaagaaattccacaaatgaccttttaacaaggcacatctgttcattgaaatgcatttcaggtgactacctcatgaagccggttgagagaatgccaagtgtgtgcaaagctgtcaaggcaaaaggtggctactttgaagaatcaaacatatatttggatttgtttaacacttttggttactacgtgattctgtgtgttatttcatagttttgatgtcttcactattctacaatgtagaaaatagtacaaataaagaaaaacacttgaatgagtaggtgtgtccaaacttttgatatatacacatacacactgacccaaaatataaacaacatgtaaagtgttggtccaatgtttcaggaggtgaaataaaatatcctagaaatgttccatacacacacacaaaaaaaaaaaaattctctaaaatgttgtgcaccaaTTTGtttatccctgttagtgagcatttttccttcaCCAAGACATACAGGTGTGCCATATCAAGAAacggattaaacagcatgatcatgaaGTTGTCACAACATAATGCCAAAGATGTcgcaagttgagggagcatgcaattggcatgctgactgcatttatgtccactagagctgctgccagagaattgaatgttcatttctctatcataagctgcctccaacatcgttcTAGAAAAtttggcagaccacgtgtatgacgTCGTgcgggcgagtggtttgctgatgtcatcgttgtgaacagagtgccccatggtggcggtggagtGACGGCATgggctacggacaacgaacacaattgcattttattttatgacaatttgaatgcacagagataccgtgacgagatcctgaggcccattgtgcccatgtttcagcatgataatgcaggtccccatgttgcaaggatctgtacacaatggACGCTATAAATGTCCCGGTTAccaatctattgcatcttgcctatgccgctcggtcatccATATgtactgttaggttctaattttcagacttaaaaaaaaaaaaaaaaaaaaaaaaaactctacgGACACTAcagaagcttaaccaagttgaTTCTTCCCAGAGGGTCCATACAGCTGCATTCAGACAATAACATGGTTTCACCTGAGGTAATATGCAAACCCCACTTTGATAAAGAGGAGACTCCCCCCGACTAAACATTGCATCATTATTGcgtattaggtagttgtggaattgttagattacgtgTTAGATGGTACTGCACAGTCGGAACTAgaagaatttcgctacactcacattaacatctgctaaccatgtgtatgtgaccaatacaattttatttgagttcttccatggcctgcatactcaccaaacaTGTCAGCCATTGCGCATGTTCGTGATGATCTGgatcgacagcgtgttccagttcccgccaatatccaacaacttcgcacaaccattgaagaagagtgggacaacattccacactggtatttggggagtgtctcccattcttctctgcagatcctctcaagcactgtcaggttggatggggagtgtcgctgcacagctattttcaggtctccagagatgttcgatggggttcaagtccgggcactggctcggccactcaaggacattcagagatttgtcccgaagccacgcctgtgttgtcttggctgtatgtttagggttgttgtcctgttggaaggtgaaccttcaccccagtcagaccctgagcactctggagcaggttttcgtcaaggatctctccgtacttttctcagttcatctttccctcgattctgactcgtctcccagtccctgccgctcaaAAAGATCCCagcagtatgatgctgccaccaccatgcttcaccgttgggatggtgccaggttaaagagttcaatcttggtttcatcagaccagagaatcttgtttctcattgtctgagagtcctttaggtgccttttggaaaactctgagtgggctatcatgtgccttttactgaggaatggcttctgtctggccactctaccatgaaaggcctgattggtggagtgttgtatacatggttgtccttctggaaggttctcccatctccacagaggaactctggagctctgtcagagcgaccattgggttcttggtcacctctctgaccaaagcccttctccctcgattgctcagtttggccgggtggccagctctaggaagactcttggtggttccaaacttcttccagaACGATGGAGATGATGAGGCCGCTGTGTTCCTGGGGCCCTTCAATGCTTGATAAAATCCTGTCTcagaactctacggacaatttgtTTAACCTCGTggctttttgctctgacatgcattgtcaactgtgggaccttatatagacaggtgtgcctttccaaatcatgttcaatcaattgaatttatgacaggtggactccaatcaagttgtagaaacatctcaagcatgatcaatggaaacaggatgcacctgagctcaatttcgagtctcatagcaaatggtctgaacacttatgtaaataaggtgtttctgtttttttaaaacagttttcatttgtcattatggggtattgtgtgtaaatggaaaagaataaaaaaaacataatttaaaaaaaataaggctgtaacatatcaaaatgtggaaatgcAGGTgtcggaatactttccaaattcaTTGTAAATTATGTGCTACAgttttaaaaataaacaaatgtgacTCTGGGTGACAACACGGCTGTATTTCTCCAAGAGACTGGCCGCCATACCTTGAACCTCTTATCCTGCAGCACCTTCTTTATGGCCACCATCTCCTGGCTGTCGATGAGGCGTGCCTGGTACACCACACCGAAAGAGCCATTCCCGATCACCTTGATGTCCGTGTAGGACACCTCCTGTGGGCGGTCGGGACCCTGCCCAGATGTGGCCACCACCGTAGTCACCTTCCCACTGTCCCCTGGGAAACAAGGACACAAGTCGTGTCAAAAAAAATAGTCCTCTTTTTAGATTTGAAATAGAGGAGATTAAGAGGGTTTTGTTCAGTAGGTACAAAACTGAAGAAAACAGACCAAAATGGGGTTGTAGGCCTATTATCTGAACTCTAAGAAAAgctgttttgctacggtgtgacATAATGAACATGACCAA
This genomic interval from Oncorhynchus clarkii lewisi isolate Uvic-CL-2024 chromosome 18, UVic_Ocla_1.0, whole genome shotgun sequence contains the following:
- the LOC139373436 gene encoding glycogen synthase kinase-3 beta-like isoform X1, with the protein product MSGSGRPRTSSFAEPQGNPGAAAASTGSAAAVGSSTGKTGVQQASGSSSSGCSNLKLARDSGKVTTVVATSGQGPDRPQEVSYTDIKVIGNGSFGVVYQARLIDSQEMVAIKKVLQDKRFKNRELQIMRKLDHCNIVRLRFFFYSSGEKKDEVYLNLVLDFVPETVYRVARHFNKAKSIIPIIYVKVYMYQLFRSLAYIHSQGVCHRDIKPQNLLVDPETAILKLCDFGSAKQLIRGEPNVSYICSRYYRAPELIFGATDYTANIDIWSAGCVLAELLLGQPIFPGDSGVDQLVEIIKVLGTPTREQIREMNPNYTEFKFPQIKAHPWTKVFKPRSPPEAVALCSRLLEYTPVTRFSPLEACAHAFFDELRQPNARLPSGRQLPLLFNFSTTELSIQPQLNSTLIPPHARAQTSSSVDGSGLDGSSQHSSVPGSLNNST
- the LOC139373436 gene encoding glycogen synthase kinase-3 beta-like isoform X2 → MSGSGRPRTSSFAEPQGNPGAAAASTGSAAAVGSSTGKTGVQQASGSSSSGCSNLKLARDSGKVTTVVATSGQGPDRPQEVSYTDIKVIGNGSFGVVYQARLIDSQEMVAIKKVLQDKRFKNRELQIMRKLDHCNIVRLRFFFYSSGEKKDEVYLNLVLDFVPETVYRVARHFNKAKSIIPIIYVKVYMYQLFRSLAYIHSQGVCHRDIKPQNLLVDPETAILKLCDFGSAKQLIRGEPNVSYICSRYYRAPELIFGATDYTANIDIWSAGCVLAELLLGQPIFPGDSGVDQLVEIIKVLGTPTREQIREMNPNYTEFKFPQIKAHPWTKVFKPRSPPEAVALCSRLLEYTPVTRFSPLEACAHAFFDELRQPNARLPSGRQLPLLFNFSTTELSIQPQLNSTLIPPHARAQTSSSDGSGLDGSSQHSSVPGSLNNST